A region of the Arachis hypogaea cultivar Tifrunner chromosome 15, arahy.Tifrunner.gnm2.J5K5, whole genome shotgun sequence genome:
CCTTTAGAGCATGAACCTCCTGGAcaatattgaaaagaaaaaagaaacaaattaaaatgaTGTGGCAAGATAATAACTGAGAAGTCCTTCTTGAAGTTCACTTGTTTGCTTACTCTATCAAGTTTGTTAGCCAGATTGTTAGTTTCGGCATTCTGATTAGACAATTCCTCCCTTATTCTCCTGCACTTACATAGAACCATTGGTTATAGtattaagaaaaaaatgagaCATTGCAATGAAACAAAGTTCCATAGTGCCTGAAAAGTGGCATGTTTTCTTTCCTAATTCTTACCCCCTTTCAAGATTCAAATCCAATCGTTGCCCAGCTGTGACTTTATCTATCTCATACCTGCATCACAATCCATCAAGTTCCACCTTAAGGAGCATAAAATGACAAAAGAAACTAGTagctgatttaaaaataaaatggacCTCAATTCACTGCGCATCTTCTCTATATCATTCCTTAGTTTTTCAGTCTCTTGTTGCAGCAAGGAGTAATGATGTCCCTACATCATAAATTTTCCATCATATAACAGCACAAGACAAGTGCAAATTGACAACCTCAACATAActagaaaatgagaaaaaatgagaagagaaaacaagaagtgtaaaaaataaaataaaataacaagaacCAACATAGTTTCCATAGTTTAGAACcattttttatacatattaacatTGCAAAGAACCAAATCAaactttcaatatatatatattttaccacatgatttgtttcaataacaataacaataacaatttgaATTATTCATGGTCCCTAAACCCATGTATCTACTTTAAGATGCCAAGACATAGATATATCAATATAATGAAATCTCTCATCTTATGAATAAATGAGAATATGAGACATGCTCAATGAGTATTACAATCATTACTTAAAAACATAATACCACAAGAAACAAATAGAGAATTTCTCGAAGACATGTATAGCTCTCacttcttgaaaaaaaataaaacaaaactatcAATTTAATGATTAATTGAGATGAACATTGAGGATGATTACAATCATTATCCAAAGATACAATACCTCACAAGAAACAGACACAAACAATTTCTACAAGGCAAATATTTGAATCATTTGATCAGAAGATGTCAAATCTATGGGTTAACCAAATGGAGTTTTTAAAAAGTTCCATCACAATATCTGGTCCAAGAGACCATATTTTAAAAGCTAGAAAAAGCAATTTATGGAATGTATCCTCTTTCATCCTTTGCTTTCCATATACTCAGGTGCAAATATTATATATTGGCAATTAACATAATTCCCTTTGAATGTCATTCTTCAGTTATCCTGGTGTGTCAAACAGGATAAAAGTAACATGGGAAACCTAGCTACATTCGAAAAGACAACGAACTAAGATGTTAGCCCGATATTGCAACATCATTCAATGAGGTAACTTAACAATCATATCAATGTAATAGAATGTATCATTGTTGTCCAGAATAACAACTAAAAACAGATGTTCTGTAATTACTAAATAACAGTTAGAAAAGTGGGATACACATGTATCCTAATCCCCAACATCGACACACACATAAAAAGGATTCTGTTATGGATTACTGTAATTTATGTCACCTACATTAGTCAGCAATATTCTAACTATCACTTAGAATATTAGTTTCATCTCATTCATGTGCACCTATACCATAAATGTAAAGACAAATTACCTGTGAGCTCTGCACTTCTGCTTTGAATTTGGACAGGCTGGACTCTTGGAGCATTTcagtctttaaaaaaaaaaaaaaagcagtatCTTAGATTCTAAGAGAGTAGTAAACTTCACAAAGGAGCCAAATAAAGAACAATATAAACATGGGTTTCACCCTTTGCATCTCTGCTAATGATTCTGCTACATTTTCTAGACTGTCATTCAAAACTTCAGTTATGGCAGCAGTTATCGCCTCAGCCTGCTTTGTGGGCAATCCTTGCCCCTCAAGTTTCCTAACCTAGAAAGCAGAAAACGATTACCAATGACCAAACCACTCATAACAGCTTAACATATTGAATCGCTCTTAAAATTGCAAATTTACAAAtagttagaaaataaaataagtgaaCAAAAACGccatgaaaagagagaaaaataaaaattggtaaGAAGGTTAACGTAAATTACAAGGGCTAATGTATCAACGAGGAATAACCGCTGTCCATTTGATTTCACCAATTGGGAAAATGATCTGAGACTTGAGTTGGAAGAGAACGACTTTGAAGCCCCAAAGCTCGAAAATTGTGTTATGGGCATAGCAATCCCCGACCTCGTTCCCAATTGTGCCAATCGCTTGCAAGCCGCGGCGGCGGCCATTACAATTTCctcaaaaataagaaattgaaAGCGAAGAGGAATATTCGAGCCCTAAATGTGCACTAATCCCAATTCGGATATAGAAACCTTGTTTTCAGCCACtattcaaacaaagaagaaacagAATCCAAGGACGGAAAATTAATCAACACGACAGAAGCCAAGAAAGCAGAAGAATTTTTACAAGATTTGATTTTGATTCCTCACAAATCAATCCAGTTTCTGGAAACCAAACAAGATGAGAAGGAAAGGCATAGAGGCAGAAAAAGAGAGATTTTCATGGAGTTACCTGAATGTGAAAAGGACAAGGAAATACAGATAAGGGAAGGAGTAATCGGTACTTTTGAATCGGTTGGAACTTAAAAAGGAAATAGATTCGCGGTTGCTTCCAAGTACATGGCTCTACGATGGCAGACCTATTTTGAATCGAAACGATGGTGTACTATTTCTCACGGCAATTTTTCCTAGGTTTCTTCACGTGCAATTTCCATCCATTCCTTTCAAGTAAAATACTTAACTTTAATAAGTtgatcaaataaattattttctatagATACGGAAATAAGGAAGTTGATCAAATAAGTTGCTTCTAAGTATGAATGAATGAAATAGATACGTAATAAATAGAGAAAACTAAGGCTGCATATGCTTCGGATCGGATATAGTCTAAAATTCTATTCGATCCACACTGtactcatcggatcggatcggatacgatATTCACAATTTTTAGACCGGATCCGATCCGTAAGAGATATAAGGTATAttcgcataattaaaaaaaatgttttcaaatttcatttggttatttttacaaaaaaaaaaaatcatttttcacctgtttaagcatatttaaatctaaaatattatctataaaagtttttttgaataaaaaaaaaaaaataacacaagatttaagtttaattattctaagacaaagtacaacataaaaaataaaaacaagatatcataaaattcataaaacaacacactAAAATTTATATCACATTAGAGTTTattttcttaaactatgctatttaaaTGTGATGTGCGGATATGCGGATTTGCGGATCAGATCCGCGAATATCACTGCCAAATCCACAATCCGATCCTATCATAGTGCGGATCGGATAATATTCGCAAaattcggatcggatgcggataattaccaggatatgcggatattatccgatccatgtgcagCCCTAGAGAAAACTATCCATTCTATCCAATGAAGTTTAAAATGCTTACAAAtctattatgaataaaatttaattaatatactgTCTAGTTTTATAcgttacaataataaaaaaaggaaagtCTAGGGActagcaactttattaaattctgacCAGCATATAATTAACAGAAAAAAAAGTGAGTAATCCTATactattagatgaaatctcacaccattaaaaatattattgatagttataaatcacaaaagttactgaCCCCTAGCATttctctaataaaaataattacttttcacattgatactaaaaaaatactttatattatcagtatattaaaattaaatttttataaataaacaaaattaattttatatccattaaaaatgtttaaatttaaatatatctaaatttAACCACTCATCCAATTCAATCTAaaccaaaaattaattaaaattgcgctaaatcatattttaattgattctatttttaacaaAACAATGATTAGATTAAATTTTTGATCTATTTATTAAACAgttatgctacacatacaagtctttttaacttacaagtcttacaagttgggccAAACCCAACAGAAGCTACGCTCACCCACAAAAGCGTGTTAACACGCGCATCACGTTTCCAAAGCACTCCTTcaccattatgaacgactcttctttttcttcctcaatGAAAACCACAACTGTCATTTTTTCTTCGTGTTTCTCttactcctcctcttcttccttcttcttctccttcttttttgtgtttctcctcctttttttcgcgtgtttcatcttcatcgtcgtatttctcctccttcttcttttgattttgtaacattatgtattttttttcttcttggtttgattttttcttcccaaaaaaaattatgagaatatgaaataagaagatgaagaagaagaaaaaacagcagaaaatgaggaggaggaagaggaagaggaagagaaggaggaaaagttctgaattatgcagaacttatcagaataacaatacacccaaatatcttcgttttacacctAAATATCTTTGTATTAcatccaaatttgctgcaaatacagaaatgagttatgctacatgtacactaaaatcaaccaccaaagtcagacaccagtataaaatacatactgaaatacaaatatacattgaaaataaattaaaccacacatatatttatacacaaatacattggtggatgattttagtggctgattttagtgtacaaatagtatttttgtacagaaaaatattttctctaaagctgcatttttttcttcttcttttctttatttctttctttcttttaattaaatgaatgtaagttcatcctcttccaagtaattttgcaacattatgtgtttcttcttctttgtttggtttttttatttttattcttgttaagagagtaaaacaagaagaaacttgagaaggtaaaacaaaaaagaaaagatgaataagaaaaaaaagaagaagatgatggtgatgatgataaaaaaaaaaagaaccagcagaagatgagaaggaggaggaagaagaagggttatgaattatgcagaacttatcagaataaaaatacacccaaaatttcttaaaatacatccaaatatcttcgttttacacccaaatttgctacaaatacagaaatgagttatgctacatgtacactaaaatcagccatcaaagtcagccactagtataaaatacatactgaaatacaaatatacattgaaaataaattaaataaaccaccatgtatttatacacaaatatattggtggatgattttagtggctaattttagtgtacaaataacatttttgtacagaaaaatatttcctctaaagcttcattttttctattcttcttcttttccttatttctctctttcttttagttaaatgaatgtaagttcatcatcttccaagtaattttgcaacattatgtgtttcttcttcttctttgtttgatttttttatttttattcttgttaagagagtaaaacaaaaagaaacttgagaaggtaaaacaaaaagaaaaagatgaataagaaaaaaaaagaagaagatggtgatgatgataaaaaaaaaaaagaaccagaagaagatgaggaggaggaggaagaagagttctgaattatgcagaacttatcaaaataaaaaatacacccaaaattccttaaaatacacccaaatatcttcgtgttacacccaaatatcttcatttTATACCCAAAagttgctgcaaatacagaaatgagttatgctatgtgtacactaaaatcaaccaccaaagtcagtcaccagtataaaatacgtactgaaatacaaatatacattgaaaataaattaaaccacacatgtatttatacacaaatacattggtggctgattttagtgactgattttagtgtacaagtagcatttttgtacagaaaaatatttcctctaaagttgtattttttttcttcttcttcttttgcttatttctttctttcttttagttaaatgaatgtaagttcgtcatcttccaagtaattttgcagcattatgtgtttcttcttcttctttatttgatatttttgtttttattcttgttaagagagtaaaataagaagaaacttgagaaggtaaaataaaaaggaaaagatgaataagaaaaaaaaaagaagatggtgatgatgatgaaaaaaaagaaccagcagaagatgaggaggagggagaagaagagttctaaattatgcagaacttatcagaataaaaatacatccaaaattctttaaaatacacccaaatatctttattttacacccaaatttgctgcaaatacagaaatgagttatgctacgtgtacactaaaattagccaccaaagtcagccaccagtataaaatacatactggaatacaaatatacattgaaaataaattaaaccacacatgtatttatatacaaatacattggtggctgattttagtgtacaaatcatatttttgtacaaaaaaatattttctctaatactacattttttcttctgaattgaaccacacctcagGCACTTGATTGaattcaaaacaataaaaggaggagaagacttgtaaagacttgtatgaGAAAAACGCTTGCTTGTATGTGGAGAACAAAACTGCTCATCAATATCATAGAGGGgctgcaaaatacacccaaaatacaccacattaaaacaagcataaactatagaatgtaaataaaactataaaatcatcataaaaaataacaaaaatcagattcatgaatcatcattaaATAGAAACAAACAATTCACCCTCGATGAGATGaaaagtcataaactgtaaatacacccaaactttcctaaaatacactcaaatattcCTAATTTACACCCGAACGTCTGATATAAAATGCAAAAAATTCATCGAActagtacattagattcaattcaaacaagaaacaatgaacaacaaatttCATAAGTAAAGTCCACGCATTATTCAGTTAcacaatcataaactactaactggattcaaattcagattcaattaTTAACTAGAATTAAACCACACCTCAGAAACTTTattggattcaaattcaaaatttacttCGCTCtggttcagctgacaatctgaagttgaatcatccattatcttcaaaacgatttcaaagcttgattttagAAACAATGGAAAACgagaaaatcaaagaaagagaACAGAGAGAGAAATTTACGTAAACGGCGAAggagaaaacaaagagaaatgcacaaaagagatcgaaaaaaaaaggcaagaaaatgcagaagaaattcgaaaaagaaaacgaaaccCTTTCGAAAAAAGAAGTTATATATTCACACgttgattgattgaaaaatttgtTAAGAAGGCGCGTGAAACATACGTTCTATAAGAAGCACGTTTTAGGGATACGAGATATTaagaacttgtaagacttgtataaTGAAGAGGCTTGGATGTGGAGATTAATTGTTTCTTAAAACCGCTCACATAGCCGTGGCAGGCATCGGACAATTTGTTGGATAAATAGTATTCAACTATTCATGACCTTCACCAATTTAAATATTTGATCCCCAAATAAATTAATGAAAAGTTAGtcactaaaatatattttactatttCTACATGctactcttttaatttttaaagactAGATTGCATTAAAATATCTTCTCATTTCTTTTGTATCCTTCTTTATACGTATTAAGTAGTTTCCAATTCCCCATATTATGTACTTGCTCCACTGTCAAACAAGGAATAAAAGAGAGGGTGGAGGGGTGATCAGAAATGACACAGAATGCTATTATATACAGGATAGTAGGAATCTAATTCAAGTTGGTCCAAGATCTTTTGTGTGGCccaaagataagaagaatgaccGTCAATAAGATCTGTCACATCAACCTGCCAAATCCAAATAAAAGCTATTTTAGCAGAAACATCCAAATCCAATGAACTAAGAGAGCAGCTGCCACTAATTGAATAAGAATTAAGACATCAACTTGCAAGCATAGGCATTAGGCaggaaggtaaaataaaaatctCACATTTTGGATACCAGGAATATCAACTGGTTGGATTCCAGCTAATCCTTGAGAAAGCAGACTGCATAAAATCAAAAAGTAGATTACTCTCAACCTCTCTCTCCATTAAAAACAAGCAACCATGTACTAATATTCTAATCATGCACTAAAATtagcaaaagaaaaacaaataaattagcAAGGCTGTTAcactaaaaatgaaaataagcaaTGCTGATCATAGTGCATTCCTTAATCTGAAGTGAGTTTAGAAAGCATTATTTGGTCAATATATTAATTTGATGTACCTGGCACGGAAAGCAACTCCAAGCATCCAGTCATTCCTTGAATAAGCATTTACAAATCTTCCTGATACCATCTACAGAATACCATGATCTCAGAAAAAGACTATATTTACATCATAAAGTTTTGGATGAGACTATTACTACAAAAATTCACCTCTCTAGCTGCTTCCCAGTTCTCATCCTTGATTGGAATGGGTGCTCCAAGAAGAACAACTCTTTCTACTAGTTCAGCTGGCAATCAAAAGGAGAAGCACCTTTAAATCATTGAGCATGGTACCCACACAACGAAATCGTATGTAAATACTAAGGATACTGATAAGTAGTTGATATGGTTAACAGACAAGTAAGGGAAAATAACATCAgacaagcaaaagaagagtggaAATATCTACCACTGTGTTCTGTTTCAGCCAAGCACTCTAGACATTTGTAAATAACTCTGGCCCCAAGTGAGTAACCTACAAGTGTCACAGGCCTAAAACTCACAGATCAACAATATTATACATTCAACAGTTTTCTCGGAGCTGAATTAAGACAAACTTTGAATTAAGCTAATACCTATTTCCCTGCAATCCTCCCAACAACACTTCAGCAAGCAACTTTCCAGCCTTGTCTGAtctgaaaattatgaaatatatTAGAAATCTCTGTGCCCAAAATAACTATGGTAAGAACCCTCAAAGTTAAACTAATTCAAATTAGTCTAAGGTGaagtttattatatattatcacaGCTCAGTAACATTCAACGACATCACTGTGTAGTCTCCAGTAAAAGTTCAACTCTACTTGCAATCAAGAACTAAAATTTAACCTGTCAATAGCGATTGTCCACGTGCTGTCTATGAAATCAGTTGCTGCAAGTAAGGTAGCTGGCCAAGCCAATGCAGTTAAAAGTGCACTCATAACAGTCATCATTGCACCTTGCTTCATCAGCTCCATCGCAATTCCTAATGCAAATAAGAGTAATATTGAGATCATCCATAACTACACCTGAATATGATACGAACTAAAATTGTACTagaagcctgaactcaaaccaatTACTTGAAGTAAGCCAATCCTGAATCGCAGTGCTCACGGCAATTAGATTCTTGGACTCCCACTGCAGTGCATACCTAGCTTTCCACAAGGGCATATGAATTGTAACTTGTTATGGTAGGATCATCAGTCATTAGTGTATTATTAACACTACCATTTTTAAAATAAGGAGAAGCTGAAGCAACACAAGGTAGATATTGTATAATAAGATAATTTTCCATCAACACCTATCAACATAAAGCACTTTTCAAGCTGAAACTACCTTCCATGGCCAATGAAAATTGTATTCAAGGAAAATATTAAATTACATCAACTTTTTTacctaaataattataaaaacaatGGCATTAGGAGACATTAAAATGGCAAAGGTATGTACCTCTCCAGGTTGTCATTTAATCCATCCCATGGCCTTATAAAATCCTCCTCCTCAAAAACAAATCCAGAGATCAGGATCTCAACCCCTAGCCTCTGCATGGAGAAGTTGAACAAGAATTTATTATGAAATGATAAACTAAACTAAAAAGTTGAAAttggaaaggaaaaaaaaagggaaaaaagagcAGTCAAAGTTGATGCA
Encoded here:
- the LOC112749501 gene encoding protein FMP32, mitochondrial, with product MAAAAACKRLAQLGTRSGIAMPITQFSSFGASKSFSSNSSLRSFSQLVKSNGQRLFLVDTLALVRKLEGQGLPTKQAEAITAAITEVLNDSLENVAESLAEMQRTEMLQESSLSKFKAEVQSSQGHHYSLLQQETEKLRNDIEKMRSELRYEIDKVTAGQRLDLNLERGRIREELSNQNAETNNLANKLDREVHALKAQLEAAKYDVIKYCIGTLVSISAVGLAVLRILM